One Microbacterium keratanolyticum DNA window includes the following coding sequences:
- a CDS encoding HhH-GPD-type base excision DNA repair protein has product MKAELAVGGQRTRLDQQVPMETAFAGPLKIEQRTGAADASAIAHMDPETFLAAFKETPAVHRFPGSMATRVQTLCQTLVNDWGGDAAALWTQGDPTGAEVLKRLKKLPGFGEQKAKIFLALLGKQYGFTGEGWREASAPYGEDGSLRSVADIVSPESLAQVRAHKKAMKAAAKAAK; this is encoded by the coding sequence GTGAAGGCAGAACTCGCAGTAGGTGGTCAACGCACTCGCTTGGACCAGCAGGTTCCGATGGAGACGGCGTTCGCGGGGCCGCTCAAGATCGAGCAGCGCACGGGGGCAGCGGATGCCTCCGCCATCGCGCACATGGATCCGGAGACGTTCCTGGCGGCCTTCAAAGAGACGCCCGCCGTGCACCGGTTCCCAGGGTCCATGGCCACCCGCGTGCAGACGCTCTGTCAGACACTCGTCAACGACTGGGGCGGAGACGCCGCAGCGCTCTGGACGCAGGGTGACCCGACGGGCGCCGAGGTCCTGAAGCGACTGAAGAAGCTCCCCGGCTTCGGCGAGCAGAAGGCGAAGATCTTCCTCGCCCTGCTGGGCAAGCAGTACGGATTCACGGGCGAGGGCTGGCGCGAAGCATCCGCCCCCTACGGCGAAGACGGATCCCTGCGCAGCGTCGCCGACATCGTCTCACCCGAGTCACTCGCGCAGGTGCGCGCACACAAGAAGGCGATGAAGGCTGCGGCGAAGGCTGCGAAATAG
- a CDS encoding VOC family protein, whose translation MAVSLRIELFPAELERAVAFYTGGLGFTVEKDDRATGTPYVAVRRDGVRIGLLGSPGTVGDRLPPFGVEIVLEVDDIVAERERIVAAGIPLLDDLQRRVWGLIDFRLLDPDGYFLRFTERANAHD comes from the coding sequence ATGGCCGTCTCTCTGCGCATCGAGCTGTTCCCGGCGGAACTGGAACGCGCCGTCGCCTTCTACACGGGTGGGCTCGGCTTCACCGTGGAGAAAGACGATCGCGCAACGGGAACGCCGTACGTGGCCGTGCGCCGCGACGGCGTGCGGATCGGCCTGCTCGGGTCGCCCGGAACCGTCGGTGATCGTCTCCCGCCCTTCGGCGTCGAGATCGTGCTGGAGGTGGATGACATCGTCGCCGAACGCGAGCGCATCGTGGCCGCGGGCATCCCGCTCCTCGACGACCTGCAGCGCCGGGTCTGGGGACTCATCGACTTCCGCCTTCTCGATCCTGACGGCTACTTCCTCCGTTTCACCGAACGTGCGAACGCGCACGACTAG
- a CDS encoding DUF1801 domain-containing protein, translated as MQPTGTDVAGLIARSSPATRRRDAETLTALMQEISGREPVTWGTIIGFGSCHYVYPTGTEGDMPLLAFAPRKTATTIYLESTDEYAAELADLGPHTTGLGCLYIKDLEQVDLDVLRGILERSLAWSEAGGSEQARLTVTG; from the coding sequence ATGCAACCCACCGGCACCGATGTGGCGGGCCTCATCGCCCGCTCCTCCCCCGCGACGCGCCGTCGAGACGCCGAGACGCTGACCGCACTCATGCAGGAGATCTCCGGGCGTGAGCCGGTCACCTGGGGAACGATCATCGGCTTCGGCTCCTGCCACTACGTCTACCCGACGGGCACCGAGGGCGATATGCCCCTGCTGGCCTTCGCGCCGCGCAAGACGGCCACGACGATCTACCTCGAATCGACCGACGAGTACGCCGCTGAGCTCGCCGACCTCGGGCCGCACACCACAGGCCTCGGATGCCTCTACATCAAAGACCTGGAACAGGTCGACCTCGACGTGCTGCGGGGCATCCTGGAGCGCTCACTCGCGTGGAGCGAAGCGGGCGGATCCGAGCAGGCGCGCCTGACGGTCACCGGCTGA
- a CDS encoding serine hydrolase domain-containing protein — protein MTTFAATADFPHTALVGVTNSAETLALQGDPQQVLALASVTKPLTAWGVFVAIEQGLVDLDDAAGPEGSTLQNLLDHTSGLPFEGDEPQHAPGARRTYSNAGFDALATHVAGAVGMDFAQWMTQQVVGPLGMTSTDVTGRPSAGAQSSIADLLAFGREVLHPTLITPELRDYALTVSHEGLRGLVPGYGTFADNQWGLGFELKGAKTPHWTGDTLPAETAGHFGAQGSFLFVDRSHDVAAAFLSGVPFGEDHKRIWPGLTDEILARYGR, from the coding sequence ATGACGACCTTCGCTGCGACCGCCGACTTCCCGCACACCGCTCTCGTCGGGGTGACGAACAGCGCCGAGACGCTCGCGCTGCAGGGCGATCCGCAGCAGGTGCTCGCGCTCGCGTCGGTGACGAAGCCCTTGACCGCGTGGGGTGTGTTCGTCGCGATCGAGCAGGGGCTTGTCGATCTCGACGACGCCGCGGGGCCGGAGGGATCGACCTTGCAGAACCTCCTCGATCACACGAGCGGGCTTCCCTTCGAGGGTGACGAGCCGCAGCATGCCCCGGGGGCGCGCCGCACGTATTCGAATGCAGGTTTCGACGCACTGGCGACGCACGTCGCGGGCGCCGTCGGGATGGACTTCGCGCAGTGGATGACGCAGCAGGTCGTCGGCCCGCTGGGCATGACGAGCACCGATGTCACGGGCCGTCCGTCGGCGGGTGCGCAGTCATCGATCGCTGACCTTCTCGCCTTCGGGCGGGAGGTTCTTCATCCGACGCTGATCACCCCCGAGCTGCGCGACTACGCTCTGACCGTCTCACACGAGGGGCTCCGCGGGCTCGTGCCCGGGTATGGCACCTTCGCCGACAACCAGTGGGGTCTCGGCTTCGAGCTGAAGGGCGCGAAGACTCCGCACTGGACCGGAGACACCCTGCCTGCCGAGACGGCCGGCCACTTCGGCGCGCAGGGCAGCTTCCTTTTCGTCGATCGCTCGCACGATGTCGCGGCGGCATTCCTCTCGGGCGTGCCGTTCGGCGAGGACCACAAGCGCATCTGGCCGGGGCTGACCGATGAGATCCTCGCCCGCTACGGGCGCTGA